A portion of the Streptomyces coeruleoprunus genome contains these proteins:
- the nuoF gene encoding NADH-quinone oxidoreductase subunit NuoF — protein sequence MTLAPEIGETSPEKLLSPVLSAFWDDPRSWTLETYRRHDGYEGLRKALAMSPDDVIAYVKDSGLRGRGGAGFPTGMKWQFIPQGDGKPHYLVVNADESEPGTCKDIPLLFANPHSLIEGIVIACYAIRSSHAFIYLRGEVVPVLRRLHEAVREAYEAGYLGKNILGSGLDLELTVHAGAGAYICGEETALLDSLEGRRGQPRLRPPFPAVAGLYACPTVVNNVESIASVPAILARGKDWFKSMGSEKSPGFTLYSLSGHVARPGQYEAPLGITLRQLLDMSGGMRPGHRLKFWTPGGSSTPMFTDEHLDVPLDYENVGAAGSMLGTKALQCFDETTCVVRAVTRWTEFYAHESCGKCTPCREGTYWLVQLLRDIEAGKGAMSDLDKLADIADNINGKSFCALGDGAASPIFSSLKYFREEYEQHITGRGCPFDPAKSTAWADNHVEVNA from the coding sequence ATGACCTTGGCACCCGAAATCGGGGAGACCAGCCCCGAGAAGCTGCTCTCGCCGGTCCTGTCCGCGTTCTGGGACGACCCCCGCTCGTGGACCCTGGAGACCTACCGCCGCCACGACGGCTACGAAGGGCTCCGCAAGGCCCTCGCCATGTCGCCCGACGACGTCATCGCGTACGTCAAGGACTCCGGCCTGCGCGGCCGCGGCGGCGCCGGCTTCCCCACCGGAATGAAGTGGCAGTTCATCCCGCAGGGCGACGGCAAGCCGCACTACCTCGTGGTCAACGCCGACGAGTCGGAGCCCGGAACCTGCAAGGACATCCCGCTCCTCTTCGCCAACCCGCACTCGCTCATCGAGGGCATCGTGATCGCCTGCTACGCGATCAGGTCGTCCCACGCGTTCATCTACCTGCGCGGCGAGGTCGTCCCCGTCCTGCGCCGCCTCCACGAGGCCGTGCGCGAGGCGTACGAGGCGGGCTACCTCGGCAAGAACATCCTGGGCAGCGGACTCGACCTCGAACTCACCGTGCACGCCGGCGCCGGCGCGTACATCTGCGGTGAGGAGACCGCGCTGCTCGACTCGCTCGAAGGCCGTCGTGGCCAGCCCCGGCTGCGTCCCCCCTTCCCCGCGGTCGCCGGTCTCTACGCGTGCCCCACCGTCGTGAACAACGTCGAGTCCATCGCGTCGGTTCCCGCGATCCTGGCCCGCGGCAAGGACTGGTTCAAGTCGATGGGCAGCGAGAAGTCCCCGGGCTTCACGCTCTACTCGCTCAGCGGCCACGTCGCCCGCCCCGGCCAGTACGAGGCCCCGCTCGGCATCACCCTGCGCCAGCTCCTCGACATGAGCGGCGGGATGCGCCCCGGCCACCGGCTGAAGTTCTGGACGCCCGGCGGCTCGTCCACCCCCATGTTCACCGACGAGCACCTCGACGTACCCCTCGACTACGAGAACGTCGGCGCCGCCGGGTCGATGCTCGGCACCAAGGCCCTGCAGTGCTTCGACGAGACGACCTGCGTCGTCCGCGCCGTGACCCGGTGGACCGAGTTCTACGCCCACGAGTCCTGCGGCAAGTGCACCCCCTGCCGCGAGGGCACCTACTGGCTGGTGCAGCTCCTGCGCGACATCGAGGCCGGCAAGGGGGCCATGAGCGACCTCGACAAGCTCGCCGACATCGCGGACAACATCAACGGCAAGTCGTTCTGCGCCCTCGGCGACGGCGCCGCCTCGCCGATCTTCTCCTCGCTGAAGTACTTCCGCGAGGAGTACGAGCAGCACATCACCGGCAGGGGCTGCCCCTTCGACCCGGCCAAGTCGACCGCCTGGGCCGACAACCACGTGGAGGTGAACGCATGA
- the nuoE gene encoding NADH-quinone oxidoreductase subunit NuoE, whose protein sequence is MPELPAPDYPADVRARLEADAKEVIARYPDARSALLPLLHLVQSEEGHVTRTGMRFCAEVLGLTTAEVTAVATFYTMYRRRPGGDYQVGVCTNTLCAVMGGDAIFEELKEHLGVGNEGTTEDGKVTLEHIECNAACDFAPVVMVNWEFFDNQTPETAKRLVDDLRAGRTVEPTRGAPLCTFRETSRILAGFPDQRPGAVEASGGAGPASLTGLKLAKGEALPPRVVHPRGEPRQDGTAHGTTAHDGGAHDGTGHADAPHDKTTEGE, encoded by the coding sequence ATGCCCGAACTCCCCGCCCCCGACTACCCCGCCGACGTACGGGCCCGGCTCGAGGCCGATGCCAAGGAGGTCATCGCCCGCTACCCGGACGCGCGCTCCGCCCTCCTTCCCCTGCTGCACCTCGTGCAGTCCGAGGAGGGCCACGTCACGCGCACCGGCATGCGGTTCTGCGCCGAGGTCCTGGGCCTCACCACCGCCGAGGTCACCGCCGTCGCGACCTTCTACACCATGTACCGGCGCAGGCCCGGCGGCGACTACCAGGTCGGCGTCTGCACCAACACGCTGTGCGCCGTCATGGGCGGCGACGCCATCTTCGAGGAGCTGAAGGAGCACCTCGGCGTCGGCAACGAGGGGACCACCGAGGACGGCAAGGTCACCCTCGAACACATCGAGTGCAACGCGGCCTGCGACTTCGCCCCGGTCGTGATGGTCAACTGGGAGTTCTTCGACAACCAGACGCCCGAGACCGCCAAGCGGCTCGTCGACGACCTGCGCGCCGGCCGCACCGTCGAACCCACCCGCGGCGCCCCCCTGTGCACGTTCCGGGAGACGTCCCGCATCCTCGCCGGGTTCCCCGACCAGCGGCCCGGAGCCGTCGAGGCGAGCGGAGGCGCCGGCCCCGCCTCGCTGACCGGACTGAAGCTCGCCAAGGGCGAGGCGCTTCCGCCCCGCGTCGTCCACCCGCGCGGCGAGCCCCGGCAGGACGGCACCGCGCACGGCACCACCGCACACGACGGCGGCGCGCACGACGGCACCGGTCACGCCGACGCCCCGCACGACAAGACCACCGAGGGGGAGTGA
- a CDS encoding NADH-quinone oxidoreductase subunit D: MTTPNATPQAEARETTEGTVYTVTGGDWDEVVRSAAKADDERIVVNMGPQHPSTHGVLRLILEIDGETVTEARCGIGYLHTGIEKNLEYRTWTQGTTFVTRMDYLTSFFNETAYCLGVEKLLGIEEQIPDRATVIRVMLMELNRLSSHLVAIATGGMELGATTIMIYGFRDREMILDLYELITGLRMNHAFIRPGGLAQDLPPGAVDQIREFVKAMRKNLPEYDKLASGNPIFKARMQDIGYLDLAGCMALGATGPILRSAGLPHDLRRTDPYCGYENYEFDVPTADTCDAYGRFLIRLEEMHQSLRIVEQCLDRLAPGPVMVADKKIAWPAQLALGPDGLGNSLDHIKKIMGTSMEALIHHFKLVTEGFRVPPGQAYAAVESPKGELGAHVVSDGGTRPYRVHFRDPSFTNLQAMAAMCEGGQVADVIVAVASIDPVMGGVDR; the protein is encoded by the coding sequence GTGACCACCCCCAACGCAACCCCTCAGGCGGAGGCCCGCGAGACCACCGAGGGCACCGTCTACACCGTCACCGGCGGCGACTGGGACGAGGTCGTCCGGTCCGCGGCCAAGGCGGACGACGAGCGGATCGTCGTCAACATGGGCCCCCAGCACCCGTCCACGCACGGCGTGCTCCGGCTCATCCTGGAGATCGACGGCGAGACCGTCACCGAGGCCCGCTGCGGCATCGGCTACCTCCACACCGGCATCGAGAAGAACCTCGAATACCGGACCTGGACGCAGGGCACCACCTTCGTCACGCGCATGGACTACCTGACGTCGTTCTTCAACGAGACGGCGTACTGCCTCGGCGTGGAGAAGCTGCTCGGCATCGAGGAGCAGATCCCCGACCGCGCCACCGTCATCCGGGTCATGCTCATGGAGCTGAACCGGCTCTCCTCCCACCTCGTGGCCATCGCCACCGGCGGCATGGAGCTCGGCGCCACCACGATCATGATCTACGGCTTCCGGGACCGCGAGATGATCCTGGACCTGTACGAGCTGATCACCGGCCTGCGCATGAACCACGCGTTCATCCGCCCCGGCGGCCTCGCCCAGGACCTGCCGCCCGGCGCCGTCGACCAGATCCGCGAGTTCGTCAAGGCGATGCGGAAGAACCTGCCGGAGTACGACAAGCTCGCCAGCGGCAACCCCATCTTCAAGGCCCGCATGCAGGACATCGGCTACCTCGACCTGGCCGGCTGCATGGCCCTCGGCGCCACCGGACCGATCCTGCGCTCCGCCGGACTCCCGCACGACCTGCGCAGGACCGACCCGTACTGCGGCTACGAGAACTACGAGTTCGACGTCCCCACCGCCGACACCTGCGACGCGTACGGGCGCTTCCTCATCCGCCTGGAGGAGATGCACCAGTCGCTGCGGATCGTCGAGCAGTGCCTGGACCGGCTCGCGCCGGGCCCGGTGATGGTCGCCGACAAGAAGATCGCCTGGCCCGCGCAGCTCGCCCTCGGCCCCGACGGCCTGGGCAACTCCCTCGACCACATCAAGAAGATCATGGGCACCTCCATGGAGGCCCTGATCCACCACTTCAAGCTGGTCACCGAGGGCTTCCGCGTCCCGCCCGGACAGGCCTACGCGGCCGTCGAGTCCCCCAAGGGCGAGCTGGGCGCCCACGTCGTCTCCGACGGCGGCACCCGTCCCTACCGGGTCCACTTCCGCGACCCGTCCTTCACCAACCTGCAGGCCATGGCGGCGATGTGCGAGGGCGGCCAGGTCGCCGACGTCATCGTCGCCGTCGCCTCCATCGACCCCGTGATGGGAGGCGTCGACCGGTGA
- a CDS encoding NADH-quinone oxidoreductase subunit C → MSEQPNPEKDLSTQNLPGQRGEHGEEIRLQRGMFGANNGGDTSGYGGLVRSVRLPGAAARPYGGYFDEVADELEGALEEQGLVPENAIEKTVVDRDELTFHIAREHLVLVARTLRDDPALRFELCTGVSGVHYPGDKGRELHAVYHLRSLTHGRRLRLEVSAPDADPHIPSLVAVYPTNDWHERETYDFFGLIFDGHPALTRIMMPDDWQGFPQRKDYPLGGIPVEYKGAQIPAPDQRRSYS, encoded by the coding sequence GTGAGCGAACAGCCGAACCCCGAGAAGGACCTCAGCACCCAGAACCTGCCGGGCCAGCGGGGGGAGCACGGCGAGGAGATCCGCCTCCAGCGCGGCATGTTCGGCGCGAACAACGGCGGCGACACCTCCGGCTACGGCGGCCTCGTCCGCTCCGTACGCCTCCCCGGCGCGGCCGCCCGCCCGTACGGCGGCTACTTCGACGAGGTCGCCGACGAGCTGGAGGGCGCCCTGGAGGAGCAGGGCCTCGTCCCGGAGAACGCGATCGAGAAGACGGTCGTCGACCGCGATGAGCTGACCTTCCACATCGCCCGCGAGCACTTGGTCCTCGTCGCCCGCACCCTGCGCGACGACCCCGCCCTGCGCTTCGAGCTGTGCACCGGCGTCAGCGGCGTCCACTACCCGGGCGACAAGGGGCGCGAGCTGCACGCCGTCTACCACCTGCGCTCGCTCACCCACGGCCGGCGGCTGCGCCTGGAGGTCAGCGCCCCCGACGCCGATCCGCACATCCCGTCGCTCGTCGCGGTCTACCCGACCAACGACTGGCACGAGCGCGAGACGTACGACTTCTTCGGGCTGATCTTCGACGGCCACCCCGCCCTCACCCGGATCATGATGCCGGACGACTGGCAGGGCTTCCCGCAGCGCAAGGACTACCCCCTCGGCGGCATCCCCGTCGAATACAAGGGCGCCCAGATCCCGGCTCCGGACCAGCGGAGGTCGTACTCGTGA
- a CDS encoding NADH-quinone oxidoreductase subunit B family protein, whose protein sequence is MGLEEKLPSGFLLTTVEQAAGWVRKASVFPATFGLACCAIEMMTTGAGRYDMARFGMEVFRGSPRQADLMIVAGRVSQKMAPVLRQVYDQMPNPKWVISMGVCASSGGMFNNYAVVQGVDHVVPVDIYLPGCPPRPEMLLDAILKLHQKIQTSKLGVNAREAAREAEEAALKALPTIEMKGLLR, encoded by the coding sequence ATGGGACTCGAAGAGAAGCTGCCGAGCGGATTTCTGCTGACGACGGTCGAACAGGCCGCGGGATGGGTGCGCAAGGCGTCCGTGTTCCCCGCGACCTTCGGCCTCGCCTGCTGCGCCATCGAGATGATGACGACCGGCGCCGGCCGGTACGACATGGCGCGCTTCGGCATGGAGGTCTTCCGCGGCTCACCGCGCCAGGCCGACCTGATGATCGTGGCCGGCCGGGTCAGCCAGAAGATGGCACCCGTCCTGCGCCAGGTCTACGACCAGATGCCCAACCCCAAGTGGGTGATCTCGATGGGCGTCTGCGCCTCCTCGGGCGGCATGTTCAACAACTACGCCGTCGTGCAGGGCGTCGACCACGTCGTGCCCGTCGACATCTACCTGCCGGGCTGCCCGCCGCGGCCGGAGATGCTGCTGGACGCGATCCTCAAGCTCCACCAGAAGATCCAGACCTCCAAGCTCGGCGTGAACGCGCGGGAGGCGGCCCGCGAGGCCGAGGAGGCGGCGCTCAAGGCACTCCCGACGATCGAGATGAAGGGGCTGCTGCGGTGA
- a CDS encoding NADH-quinone oxidoreductase subunit A — MNAYTPILVLGALGAAFAIFSVVMATLIGPKRYNRAKLEAYECGIEPTPTPAGGGRFPIKYYLTAMLFIVFDIEIVFLYPWAVSFDALGLFGLVEMLLFVLTVFVAYAYVWRRGGLEWD; from the coding sequence GTGAATGCGTACACGCCCATCCTCGTGCTCGGCGCCCTAGGGGCAGCGTTTGCGATCTTCTCCGTGGTCATGGCCACGCTCATCGGGCCAAAGCGGTACAACCGGGCGAAGCTCGAGGCGTACGAGTGCGGCATCGAGCCCACACCCACGCCGGCCGGCGGCGGCCGCTTTCCCATCAAGTACTACCTGACGGCGATGCTCTTCATCGTCTTCGACATCGAGATCGTCTTCCTCTACCCCTGGGCCGTCAGCTTCGACGCACTCGGGCTTTTCGGGCTCGTGGAGATGTTGCTCTTCGTGCTCACCGTCTTCGTCGCCTACGCGTACGTATGGCGGCGCGGCGGCCTGGAATGGGACTGA
- a CDS encoding C40 family peptidase, with amino-acid sequence MSHTAHIPSHRKPRRSSSKLALRAGVAGGVLSTLAVAAAPAQAEPVTETIEMPTINPDLAGSLSSAVAASAEATQQEALTQELRAQEDAAAVKAAKDAKKAKAEADRKAEAERKAKEAEEKARAEAQERASRSSARTTLSASSDSDSGSSSSTATGSAAAIVDFARAQVGDAYVMGATGPNAWDCSGLVQAAYRQAGIDLPRVSGDQSSMGTSVSLSDLQPGDILYWGSRSGSYHVAIYVGGGKYVGAQNPSTGVVERSLDWDPPSGAVRIL; translated from the coding sequence ATGTCCCACACCGCTCACATACCCAGCCACCGGAAGCCCCGCCGCAGCTCCTCGAAGCTCGCGCTGCGCGCCGGAGTTGCCGGTGGCGTCCTCAGCACCCTCGCGGTGGCCGCCGCGCCGGCCCAGGCCGAGCCGGTGACCGAGACCATCGAGATGCCCACGATCAACCCCGACCTGGCCGGGTCCCTGTCGAGCGCCGTCGCCGCCTCCGCCGAGGCGACCCAGCAGGAGGCCCTCACCCAGGAGCTCCGGGCCCAGGAGGACGCCGCGGCCGTCAAGGCGGCCAAGGACGCCAAGAAGGCCAAGGCCGAGGCCGACCGCAAGGCCGAGGCCGAGCGGAAGGCCAAGGAGGCCGAGGAGAAGGCCCGGGCCGAGGCCCAGGAGCGCGCCTCGCGGTCCTCCGCGCGTACGACCCTGTCCGCGTCGTCCGACAGCGACAGCGGCTCCTCCAGCTCGACGGCGACCGGCTCCGCCGCCGCCATCGTGGACTTCGCGCGCGCCCAGGTCGGCGACGCGTACGTCATGGGCGCCACCGGCCCCAACGCCTGGGACTGCTCCGGCCTGGTCCAGGCCGCTTACCGCCAGGCGGGCATCGACCTGCCGCGCGTCTCCGGCGACCAGTCGAGCATGGGCACCTCCGTCTCGCTCAGCGACCTCCAGCCCGGCGACATCCTCTACTGGGGCAGCCGCAGCGGCTCGTACCACGTGGCGATCTACGTGGGCGGCGGCAAGTACGTCGGCGCGCAGAACCCCAGCACCGGTGTGGTCGAGCGGTCCCTGGACTGGGACCCGCCGTCCGGCGCGGTCCGCATCCTCTGA
- a CDS encoding NAD(P)-dependent oxidoreductase, whose amino-acid sequence MSRESVTVLGLGQMGSALAGTLLTAGHPTTVWNRTAAKADAMAARGAHRAATVAEAVAASELLLVCVLDHAAVRELLDPVAGELAGRTLVNVTSGSPEQAREMARWAAGHGAAYLDGGIMTTPPGVGDPAHMFLYSGSPEAFAAHRETLAVLGDPVDLGPDAGLASLYDAGLLGLMWSVFGGWLHATALVGADGVAAGAFTPVAVRWLRTVAGFMETYAGQIDAGHYPGDDATIDVQLAAIDHLLHAGRERGVDGRLPELHRELMAKAVADGNGSDSYARIIEAFRPAR is encoded by the coding sequence ATGAGCCGTGAAAGTGTCACCGTGCTCGGACTCGGACAGATGGGATCGGCCCTCGCCGGTACGCTCCTGACGGCCGGTCACCCCACCACCGTCTGGAACCGCACCGCCGCCAAGGCCGACGCGATGGCCGCCCGGGGAGCACACCGTGCGGCGACGGTCGCCGAGGCCGTCGCGGCGAGCGAGCTGCTGCTGGTGTGCGTCCTGGACCACGCGGCCGTGCGGGAGCTGCTCGACCCGGTCGCGGGGGAGCTGGCGGGCCGCACGCTGGTGAACGTGACGTCCGGTTCGCCGGAGCAGGCGCGGGAGATGGCCCGGTGGGCCGCCGGGCACGGGGCCGCGTACCTGGACGGCGGGATCATGACGACGCCGCCGGGGGTGGGCGACCCGGCCCACATGTTCCTGTACAGCGGCTCGCCGGAGGCGTTCGCCGCGCACCGGGAGACCCTGGCCGTGCTGGGCGACCCGGTCGACCTGGGCCCGGACGCGGGGCTCGCCTCGCTGTACGACGCGGGGCTGCTGGGGCTGATGTGGTCGGTGTTCGGCGGCTGGCTGCACGCCACGGCGCTGGTCGGCGCGGACGGGGTGGCGGCGGGGGCGTTCACACCGGTGGCGGTGCGCTGGCTGAGGACGGTCGCCGGGTTCATGGAGACGTACGCCGGCCAGATCGACGCCGGGCACTACCCCGGCGACGACGCCACCATCGACGTGCAGCTGGCCGCGATCGACCACCTCCTGCACGCGGGCCGCGAGCGGGGCGTCGACGGGCGGCTCCCGGAGCTGCACCGCGAGCTGATGGCGAAGGCCGTGGCGGACGGCAACGGCTCGGACAGCTACGCCCGGATCATCGAGGCGTTCCGCCCGGCCCGCTGA
- a CDS encoding GlxA family transcriptional regulator, giving the protein MTAGTVAVAVVQDGSGPTHWEMYEMSIALAVFGIPHRDLADPWYALRLCGPDPGPGGPDGPGFAVRTDHGLEGLVGAGTVIVPSVPEDCVDGDRDVPADLVDALREAAASGARMVSLCTGAFALAAAGLLDGRRATAHWQHAAQLAARHPRVVVDDSVLYTDDGNVLTSAGATAALDLCLHLVRRDLGAAVANQLARRLVVHAHRTGGQAQFIEAPLPPSDDDSLSPVLQWAIEHLTEPLTVDGLARRARMSPRTFHRRLHETTGTTPLQWLLQQRIARAQTLLESTDLPVEQIGERSGLGTATNLRRHFARAVGVTPTAYRAAFRTSGPPSTGR; this is encoded by the coding sequence ATGACCGCGGGAACCGTCGCCGTCGCCGTCGTCCAGGACGGGTCCGGTCCGACGCACTGGGAGATGTACGAAATGTCCATCGCGCTGGCGGTGTTCGGCATCCCGCACCGCGATCTGGCCGACCCCTGGTACGCCTTACGGCTCTGCGGCCCCGACCCCGGCCCGGGCGGCCCCGACGGCCCCGGCTTCGCCGTGCGCACGGACCACGGCCTCGAAGGGCTCGTCGGCGCCGGCACCGTCATCGTGCCGTCCGTCCCCGAGGACTGCGTCGACGGCGACCGGGACGTGCCCGCCGACCTCGTCGACGCGCTGCGGGAGGCCGCCGCGTCCGGCGCCCGTATGGTCTCGCTGTGCACCGGCGCCTTCGCGCTCGCCGCGGCCGGACTGCTCGACGGCCGGCGCGCCACCGCCCACTGGCAGCACGCCGCCCAGCTGGCCGCCCGGCACCCGCGCGTCGTCGTGGACGACTCGGTGCTCTACACCGACGACGGAAACGTCCTGACCAGCGCGGGCGCCACCGCCGCGCTCGACCTCTGCCTCCACCTGGTCCGCCGCGACCTCGGCGCGGCCGTCGCCAACCAGCTGGCCCGCCGCCTCGTCGTGCACGCCCACCGCACCGGCGGCCAGGCGCAGTTCATCGAGGCCCCGCTGCCGCCGAGCGACGACGACAGCCTCAGCCCGGTGCTCCAGTGGGCCATCGAGCACCTGACGGAGCCGCTGACCGTGGACGGCCTGGCCCGCCGGGCCCGGATGAGCCCCCGCACCTTCCACCGCAGGCTCCACGAGACCACCGGCACCACCCCGCTCCAGTGGCTGCTCCAGCAGCGCATCGCCCGCGCCCAGACGCTGCTGGAGTCGACGGACCTGCCCGTCGAGCAGATCGGCGAGCGCAGCGGACTGGGCACGGCGACGAACCTGCGCCGTCACTTCGCCCGGGCGGTCGGGGTCACCCCGACCGCGTACCGGGCGGCGTTCAGGACTTCGGGGCCACCTTCGACAGGCCGTTGA
- a CDS encoding geranylgeranyl reductase family protein produces the protein MTEPLSEHTADVIVVGAGPAGSTTAYHLAKAGLDVLLLEKTAFPREKVCGDGLTPRAVKQLVAMGIDISEEAGWLRNKGLRIIGGGVRLQLDWPELASFPDYGLVRKRDDFDEQLARQAQKAGARLYERCNVGEPIVDDRTGRITGVHAKLGEEKKPVTFHAPLVVAADGNSTRLSLAMGLHRREDRPMGVAVRTYFTTPRHDDDYLESWLELWDRRGTGPDRLLPGYGWIFGMGDGTSNVGLGILDSSSAFRELDWREVLKAWCASMPEDWGFTPGNMTQPIRGAALPMAFNRQPHYTRGLLLVGDAGGLVNPFNGEGIAYAMESGQIAAEVIVQAHARATPAQRELALRGYPKILKDTYGGYYTLGRAFVKLIGNPKVMKIATQRGLTHPLLMKFTLKMLANLTDPTGGDAMDRIINGLSKVAPKS, from the coding sequence GTGACCGAGCCCCTCTCCGAACACACCGCGGACGTCATCGTCGTCGGAGCGGGTCCGGCCGGCTCCACCACGGCGTACCACCTCGCGAAGGCGGGTCTGGACGTGCTCCTGCTGGAGAAGACGGCCTTCCCGCGCGAGAAGGTGTGCGGCGACGGGCTCACCCCGCGCGCCGTCAAGCAGCTGGTGGCCATGGGCATCGACATCTCCGAAGAGGCCGGCTGGCTGCGCAACAAGGGCCTGCGGATCATCGGCGGCGGCGTGCGGCTCCAGCTCGACTGGCCGGAGCTGGCCTCGTTCCCCGACTACGGGCTCGTGCGCAAGCGCGACGACTTCGACGAGCAGCTGGCCCGCCAGGCGCAGAAGGCGGGCGCCCGGCTGTACGAGCGGTGCAACGTGGGCGAGCCGATCGTCGACGACCGCACCGGGCGGATCACGGGCGTGCACGCGAAGCTCGGCGAGGAGAAGAAGCCCGTCACCTTCCACGCCCCGCTCGTGGTCGCCGCGGACGGCAACTCCACGCGCCTGTCGCTGGCCATGGGGCTGCACCGGCGTGAGGACCGGCCCATGGGCGTCGCCGTGCGCACGTACTTCACGACGCCGCGGCACGACGACGACTACCTGGAGTCGTGGCTGGAGCTGTGGGACCGGCGCGGCACGGGCCCGGACCGGCTGCTGCCCGGCTACGGCTGGATCTTCGGCATGGGCGACGGTACGTCCAACGTCGGCCTCGGCATCCTCGACTCGTCGTCCGCGTTCCGCGAGCTGGACTGGCGCGAGGTGCTGAAGGCGTGGTGCGCGTCGATGCCGGAGGACTGGGGCTTCACGCCCGGGAACATGACGCAGCCGATCCGCGGCGCGGCCCTGCCGATGGCGTTCAACCGGCAGCCGCACTACACGCGCGGCCTGCTGCTCGTGGGTGACGCGGGCGGCCTGGTCAACCCGTTCAACGGCGAGGGCATCGCGTACGCGATGGAGTCCGGGCAGATCGCCGCCGAGGTGATCGTCCAGGCGCACGCCCGCGCGACCCCGGCCCAGCGGGAACTGGCCCTGCGCGGCTACCCGAAGATCCTCAAGGACACCTACGGCGGCTACTACACGCTGGGCCGCGCCTTCGTGAAGCTGATCGGCAACCCGAAGGTCATGAAGATCGCCACCCAGCGCGGTCTGACCCACCCGCTGCTGATGAAGTTCACGCTGAAGATGCTGGCGAACCTCACCGACCCGACGGGCGGCGACGCGATGGACCGCATCATCAACGGCCTGTCGAAGGTGGCCCCGAAGTCCTGA
- a CDS encoding GNAT family N-acetyltransferase, which translates to MTELLHADAVRPSGGPAFGLRVPTEEDAYAWHRAFDDVEVMEFHGGRPAELSVYQEFTARQRRHDAEHGFCLWTLLDDAGEVVGFTGAQPWPHAWGPAGEIEIGWRLARHAWGKGYATAAARTTLERVRAAGVERVVAMVHEDNARSIAVARRLGMELVEALDLPGRPGPRGLRFGLEL; encoded by the coding sequence ATGACCGAACTGCTCCACGCCGACGCCGTCCGGCCCTCCGGGGGCCCCGCCTTCGGCCTGCGGGTCCCGACGGAGGAGGACGCGTACGCCTGGCACCGGGCGTTCGACGACGTCGAGGTCATGGAGTTCCACGGGGGACGCCCCGCGGAGCTGTCCGTGTACCAGGAGTTCACCGCCCGCCAGCGCCGGCACGACGCCGAGCACGGCTTCTGCCTGTGGACGCTGCTGGACGACGCCGGCGAGGTCGTCGGCTTCACCGGCGCCCAGCCGTGGCCGCACGCGTGGGGCCCGGCCGGGGAGATCGAGATCGGCTGGCGGCTGGCCCGGCACGCCTGGGGCAAGGGGTACGCGACGGCGGCCGCCCGCACCACGCTGGAGCGCGTACGGGCGGCGGGCGTCGAGCGGGTGGTCGCCATGGTCCACGAGGACAACGCCCGGTCGATCGCGGTGGCGCGGCGACTGGGCATGGAGCTGGTGGAGGCGCTGGACCTCCCGGGCCGGCCCGGCCCGCGGGGCCTGCGCTTCGGCCTGGAGCTGTAG
- a CDS encoding demethylmenaquinone methyltransferase, whose protein sequence is MTRATLDKQPHEVASMFDHVAANYDLTNDVLSLFQDRRWRKEVARAVDARPGQKVLDLAAGTGTSSLPFAETGAYVVPCDFSLGMLREGKKRHPWLPLTAGDAMRLPFRDGAFDAVTISFGLRNVHDTEAALRELYRVTKPGGRVVICEFSHATWAPFRKVYEEYLMRALPPVARAVSSNPDAYVYLAESIQSWPGQRELAGLLQKAGWSKVAWRNLSGGIVALHRGTKPA, encoded by the coding sequence GTGACCCGAGCAACGCTGGACAAGCAGCCGCACGAAGTCGCCTCGATGTTCGACCACGTCGCGGCGAACTACGACCTCACCAACGACGTCCTCTCCCTCTTCCAGGACCGGCGCTGGCGCAAGGAGGTGGCCAGGGCGGTCGACGCCCGGCCCGGTCAGAAGGTCCTGGACCTGGCGGCGGGCACGGGCACGTCCTCGCTGCCGTTCGCGGAGACCGGCGCGTACGTCGTGCCCTGCGACTTCTCCCTCGGGATGCTCCGCGAGGGCAAGAAGCGCCACCCGTGGCTGCCGCTCACCGCGGGCGACGCGATGCGGCTGCCGTTCCGGGACGGCGCCTTCGACGCGGTGACGATCTCCTTCGGGCTGCGCAACGTCCACGACACGGAGGCCGCGCTGCGCGAGCTGTACCGGGTGACGAAGCCCGGTGGGCGGGTCGTCATCTGCGAGTTCTCGCACGCGACGTGGGCGCCCTTCCGGAAGGTGTACGAGGAGTACCTGATGCGGGCGCTGCCGCCGGTCGCCCGCGCGGTCTCGTCCAACCCGGACGCGTACGTCTACCTCGCCGAGTCCATCCAGAGCTGGCCCGGCCAGCGCGAGCTGGCGGGCCTCCTCCAGAAGGCCGGCTGGTCGAAGGTGGCCTGGCGGAACCTGAGCGGCGGCATCGTCGCCCTCCACCGGGGCACGAAGCCCGCCTAG